The nucleotide sequence TTTCAAAAACCATATTAATAGATTGCTAtttataataaatgttttgttgttaCATTTATCTACCGAAAATGCTGTTATCGAAGTCTATTCCTTAGTAGGTGATGTCAGAGTGGGAGAGAAGTCGGAGCTCAGGGATGATAGACGAgtttcccactagtaattacTAGTTAGAGGACAGTTCACATGGATTTATTCCCAGTCGTATATGGTAAATACTACCTTCACACTTGGTTATGAATGCAGCATTAGCTCCTACATAATGACCTTCCAGGACTCCCAACTCCTCCCCTCTCGTGTCTTACCTCCACTGAGCTCCGTCCCAGGGGGAGGGGCCCAGGAGGTCGGTGGAGCTCTGGCCGGTCCCAGCTTGTAATTGGTCAGCAGATGGTGCAGCTGGGTGGGGCTTAGCAAGGCATGGTCCTCCTGTAGGCTGGCCCAGGATGACTGGcggaggagagacaagagaacaACCATTGAGCAACAAAACAGAGAAGGAGGAAAAGTGGACGATATCAGCAATGTCTACAACAGATGGGATGCCAAATCTAAAATCTACCCCTAGCCCCTTGTCACCTCTAGATGACCCCTTATATCTGAATATAACTAAATGGGTGTGAACAAATTAATGGAAAAACGTGTATATCTGGCTTCCTAGAGCGGTTATCATGCCTATCTGATCCAATCAGCTTTAGGAGAAGGCATCAGGAAGTGTCTAGAGGTAGGGGCTAGGGGTGGATGTGTGATAAGTCAAATAGGTTTAGAGgaagaacaacacaacaacaaaaacaatgaGACCAAAACATGATTCTTTATCCAGAATGTTTTGATTTGGGTCATTATCTTGCTAAATCGACTGATTGTTAACTGGCTAAACCAGCATTATTTATACCTGGATGAGGCGGGTCTTAGGGACGCACAGGAAATTGACTGTGACGGACAGCTTCTTCAGGAACTCAGAGGCGATATCTCCAAGTCCCGCGCCCTGCAGCCAGTCCAGAACCAGGTCCAGGTTTGTACGGATCTGGACCGCTCTAGACCAGGAGAACAGAccatctgagagagggagggagagagggtggaggagacagaaagagagagagaagcggaagaagagacagaaagagagagagaagaggaagaagagacagaaagagagggagtgtgtgtgtgtgtgtgtgttagtgcacaTCTGAACCAGGGTTGGAAAGTTCAAGTTATTTCAGAGCCGCACCCAgattctctgtctcgctgtgcTTGGTAGCGCTCATCCCCTTACGACCTCTGCACTAAATGGTTCGTGCACAAACAATGGCTTGCGTAGCGGAAAGCAATTTCTGCATGTGTAATGTGGAACCCACTTAGCTCATGACGCAGCTTCCTCAGACCAACCCCTGACCTTGGACCCCAGTATTACCCctgccctctcacctctctccagcaGTGTGTTGAGCAGGGAGGTGTTGGTGAAGAAGAAGAGGTAGCCGAAGGTTTGGGAGGTGAGTGGGGGGGAGAGGCAGGCCTCCCGGGACAGCATCAGGGAGCAGCGGTACACCTCCACCAGTCCAGCCACCGTAGGGGGGAGGGAGGACAcgtcttccccctctccctcccctccaccaccctcaCCCCCATCCATCTCCctaccctcatctctctccttctctttctccggGCTGGAGAAAGGGTTGTTGTCCAGGAGAGCTGGCAGGAGGGAGTACAGTGtctgacagagtgacagagagagagatgaattcaTGTATTGATCGGGATATAATTATGTACGGTAACTTGATTGTGTCTTGAGTGTGAGGTAACTCAACCTCCCTCACCTTTGTGAGGTGGTACACGCACTGCTGGAAGGTGTGCATTATCACGTCATCAAGCTGCGCCAGGGCCTCGGAGCAGGTGTCCAGGTCAGCTGACAACACCGGGTCACCAGGAGCTGAGGGTAAATATATATGCATTAACTTCTAACTACTGTCATATAACTACTATTATTGCAGAACAATCCAAAATATATTTAACTTCTCAATGACGAAACTAACTCTTGTTTTGACTACTGTGGGGCTAAATTATGATAGCAGGAAtgtcacacaggaagaggaagacagaaagaTACAACAGCCATGTGATGTCAAAAAGAGTGATAAGGTTGATATTACAAAATGCTTTTATTGTAGAAAGAAGCTTTTTGGCAGATGATCGATGGTGATCTGCATTGATCAAGAGGAAACAGACTCTTATGACACAGGTGTCTCACCCTCaaactcccagtctctctccatgGCCTCAGCTTTGACCTGGAAGAAGTTGAGGAGCTCTGTGGCATTGGACATCCAGAACATCAGAGGTCGAAGGTCAGAGGACAGCTTCTGAGCACTGGGCGCACTCAGTTCAACCTCCTGCTCTGTGGAACTGGAccgaccagaccagaacagaacacACAGTGTTATAGAAGTTGTTGTCACTATCTATCTCAAGGAGTTACAGCAAGTCCTTGATCTATTTTAATGAGCATGCAGTGACTGGGTTCAGTAACACTTTATTTGCATAGTCCATCTGcagatgctctacagactatcagtaacatttcaacaaactgtctactaaccctaacctaatcctCAATTTAACCCTTATCCTAGTCCTtgttctaaacttaaccctaaccttagcatGCAGTtacttatcaacagatagtttgttgataatATGACCATATGCAGAGCATCTACAGAAGGACAATccagactatccaaataaagtgtgacccagGGTCCCACTACATCTGATTTCATCTGTTAACTGCTATTCACTTgggataacatctgctaaataaacATTCATATTAATAGATATTTGTGTACAGTATTAGTTTATTAGTATCATATACAGTTTATACTTTGTGTAAATGTCACATATTTTAATCATGAATCCTTGCATAATGCTAAATAGTATCTGCATGTTCATCACATTATTTACAGACACACAAGCTGGACAATCACTTCTCTTGATTCCCCCTAATACAGCCCTAAGGGAAGTTCCAAACACAGGAAACAGCTGAAATATGACGTTGAGCAGAAATGATCTTACTTTTGCGTGGGATGCTTATCCCCAAATTCCTTAATGTTGTCCTGTAAAAGAgttggagagggaagagaggacatgagaggagagacacGTCTCAGCTTAGTGGCAGAAGTGGAGAAGGGGGGATTACAAAGTCTGGACAGGCCACCAGGACAATTACAACACAGTTTCCAGAAGGAAGTGACAGCTTATCCCCAGTTCTGTTCATCTACAGTGACAGgcatctgtctgtctgaatgaatCCCTGTTCACAGTCTACAGGGTTTCAGAGAAAGACGTGTCAGTCTGGGGCTGGCTTTATAGCACTTTACAACACTATTTTATCTGGTGTGGATCTTTCTGTGTCAGTCTTGACTGAGCTATGGCTAGTTAGCGTTATTACAACTGAGATGATCCTAGACAGTTTTTCAAATGAACTCACCCAAACGATCCCTTTGATCTGATTGGCTGCTTTCAGCAGCAACTGAGGCGTGAGGGCGGGATCCAGGTGTTTGGAGGCATGGTCAATCATGATTGACAGGAGAAAGGCTGGGGCTAAAGGCCCACCCTCTGAGTCTGGAGAGGAGTTCTTAGAGATTATCTCCTgatggagaaagagtgagaaacaGTGGCTTTAATTTATGGTCTTGTTTCAGCTCATATCAACCAAGAAAGTAATATATGTGGTAACAATGGATACTTTAAGTTTCAGGTACATCCCTCCACTTATATAACACAGTTCTCTACTCTAATCTGTAGCAGACAGGTAGCAGACACAGTGGTGTAACTAACAGACACTGGGGTCTTTCTTCTCTCACCTGTAGCAGAGCGTCAGCGTGGCGGGGCTGGAACCGCAGCAGAGCCTCAGTGGAACCCAGGTACTGCCTCAACGCTTCCTGTCTGTCCACCAATCCCGAGAGGCAGCAGGTGGAGGGAACGTCGGCTTGCCAAGGCAGCGCCAATGCTAGCGGAGGGGCCGGGGTCACGCGGGGGTCACGATACAGGAAGAGAAAATGACCTCCTATGCCAATCACGTCCCCAGGTTTAAGCCCCGCCTCGCGGTAGAGAGCTTCTCCGTTGTGTGTGACGGATCCTCCTCTGAAGGGACGCATCAgagctggggggagagagaaaatggtTGATTAACTAGTAACACTATAATTGAAGCTCTGCTCATAAACTGCTTATAAAAAAGGTATGACAGGTTTCTAACCATATATAAGGGGGTATCAAGAAGTGTCTAGTGGGAGGATCTCTAGAGGTTGATTGTGGACAGGGAAATACTGTAAAATCAGGTTGGATAGATGTAAGCACATATGGAAAAGGCTCCCTATTTTGCAGGCACATTTCTGTTTGTTGAGGTCTGCAAACATCACAGGAGTAGGGCCAGGATTTAGGACTAGGGTTGTTTGTGGACCAGGCCTACCTTGCCCAGGGGGAGCGTTGGGTACGGCTGAGTCTCTCCTGACCAACAGGTGCCTGGCCAGCATGTCTGGAGCAGAGAGGAACGTTTCCACCTTCAGAGgcctcttccccttcctctccctttctctgtccttctctctctccctcatcgtTGGCTTCCGCCCAAAAACGTGTGTGTGCCCTGCCATGATGTACAAAACAAAGTCCTGTAGaaaacacagaaaacacacacagaggagaacgGAAGaaggaaataaagaaagaaagagagaagggagtttGTTATCATCTGAAGGACATGGTTATGATAAGGGGACATCTTGGAGATCTTAAGTTGTGCGGAGGTCAGGAGATAAGGTATGAAGTATGTCACAGTTTGCTACAATGAAGACCTGTGTGAGGTCactgtgagagatggagtgatgtACACagtggggttgtgtgtgtctaCAAAGGTATTGTGTTGCTGTGACTCTGTTTTGTGCTCAGGGTTGAATGGGAAAGGCTGGGGAAGGGTTGGAAACAGTGATGGTATGTGGCGATTAGGGAAATGCAGGTATGATGTCatgttcagggtgtgtgtgtgtgatcatctGGGAGGCGCAGGTCTAACCTTGCTCTGGTCGTAGCCCTGCAGCAACAAGAAGTAGGGTCGGTCTGTGGGCGGGAGGATCAGGCTCTGTGACATCACTTCCAGGTCGCAGGCTGAGTagtctttctcctcctccactgcTTTGTCTGCTTTGTTCCTCCGCTCCACCTCGtctctgacctttgacctcatCATCTAAGACAGAGGGAGGAGTCTTTATGGTCAGACTGCTGCACTGCTGAGATTAGGTGGGGTTGCCCTGTTTCTATCATGTTGCAATATGTGTTGAAACGCATCCTCACCTCTCCGTGCTCCAATGGAGCTATCATGCTCACAATGTTCTTCCTGTCCTGAAGTACTGCACTGTTGTTAGGGTGGTTTCCGGAGCGACGGGGGTCATTGCCGATGTGGTTTCCTTGGCGACGCCTCAGGCTGAGGTTCATGTCGCTGATGCTCCTCCTGAGTTCCGAGTTCCGTCCTCGATgacctcgctctccctcctcagCCCCGCCCCCCGACTGTATGCGGCTCCGCCTCCAACGTACACCTGTTACCACAACAACCAGACATATCATTAAAAACAAAGAAACTACACTTTTGACTGGATGACTGTAGGAAACCCCAGATGTAAGAGCTGGTCATCTAGAGACTCTATATTGTCCTTTTACCTGTGtggttctccccttccctctctcgctccttctctttctccctctcctctctttcgtAGTCGTCCCGCCTCTGGATCTCAAAGCGGCGTTCAAACCCCTCCTTGGGCCGCCACATGTCCACCAATAGCAGTGGGCATTCCCATTCAGCCACGCCCCTACGACACTCTGTCTCCCATTGGAAGGCTCCATCTGGTTGCTGGATGGGCTTTCCAATGACATCACACAACAGGAAGTCTTCCGGGCTGTGTTTCTGCAGGGctaggagagggaggcagggcgACCAGGCAAATTTTTTCCCTATGAATATGACTTGCATAAAGTGGACATTATTGCTCAATTGAGGTGTTCACAGCTGTGGTTTATTTACTGGAACAATTCTGGCTAGGTGCCTGACTTCATGGTGCAATGAAATGTGTCAACAAGGAATATGAAAACCAGGAAGCCACTGGCCCTTTCTCTACAGTTACCGTCCTTTTCTGTCCTTTTGCCATGACAGGCATAGGCTACATACTGAAAGTCCCAAAGCATTTGGCTATAATAGTTATTGTGTGGTAATCATACAATCATAcaatctcctccctttctctctttctgcctcttacCTGCATcgtccatctcctccctctctctcttcctgcctcttaCCTGCATCgtccgtctcctccctctctctctctttctgcctcttacCTGCATCgtccgtctcctccctctctctctttctgcctcttacCTGCATCgtccgtctcctccctctctctctctttctgcctcttacCTGCATCgtccgtctcctccctctctctctttctgcctcttacCTGCATCgtccgtctcctccctctctctctttctgcctcttacCTGCATCatccgtctcctccctctctctctttctgcctcttacCTGCATCgtccgtctcctccctctctctctctttctgcctcttacCTGCATCgtccgtctcctccctctctctctccgtatagCGGGTGATGACCTGGGCGATGAGCTGTTTGGCTGTAGAGTGGGCGGTGGCCAGCAAAGAGCGGTAGTTAGCCCCACTAGACAGAGCATCCCCATAGATCTTGATGAGGCCTGGGGCTGTGGAGGAGGCAGAGGGCAGGTAGTGGTGGGAGGAAGGGGCAGCAGAGTGGGCCcacacctccctctccttctcccctatGGCCTTGTCTCGGTCACTGTTGGAGCGCCCCCTCAGGAAGAGGTGGGAAAGACGCTTGGTGCGGGACTGGGGCCCGGCGGGACGGGGCCGGAGGAaggccggagagggagagggggatgggggagcgagggagggggtggagatggagagggaagatGGGGCCTCGTGGAGGGACGCTGCGTCAGAGCTGGTGGTGGACCtagtgagggagaaggagaggagggggaaagaaagagaggggaagtcAGCTGTGAGTTATGGTTGACAGAACTGAACATAGACAATATTAACTGCTAGAAAACGATCACAAGATTCAAGGAACACTGCATGACATGAAACACATGACCATACAATCAAATTAGTCCATAACGAACTGTTGTCTTGGTTAATTTATTGTATGCAAAAAGATGTCACACACTTAACTTGAATGTGGCTGGAGATATAGTGAGGAGGACTGAAGGATAAACAAACTGAATACAGAACAAACTGAAAAGACAGTGAGTCAGCAGaccaacaggcagacagaccgaaAAGACCAATGGAGTTAAGAGACCTGGGATAATGTGTGATTAGTTGAGTCAGATGTGTTAGTGCTGGACTAGAACAAAATCATTGAGAATCAACATTGGACTAAGTGACATTGaggtactgtacatacatttgaagttggaagtttacatacacttaggttggagtcattaaaacttgttttcaaccactccacaaatttgttgttaacaaactatagttttggcaagtcagttaggacatctactttgtgcatgagacaagtcattttccaacaattgtttatagacagattttttcacttataattcaacgtatcacaattccagtgggtcagaagtttacatacactaggttgactgtgcctttaaaaagcttggaaaagtccagaaaattatgtcatggctttagaagcttctgataggctaattgacatcatttgagtcaattggaggtgtacctgtggatgtatttcaaggcctaccttcaaactcaatgcaagcaacagaaacaacagaaatcagcaaagacctcagaaaatatattgtagatctccacaagtctggttcatccttgggagcaatttccaaatgcctgaaggtaccacattcatctgtacaaacaatagtaagcaagtataaacactatgggaccacgcagccatcataccactccaGAAGGCGacgcgttttgtctcctagagatgaatgtactttggtgcaaaaagtgcaaatcaatcccagaacaacagcaaaggaccttgtgaagatgctggaggaaacaggtacaaaagtatctatatccacagctaaATTAGTActatataacctgaaaggctataTAGTacaccatcccatcccaaccataaagcacgggggtggcagcatcatgttgtgggggtgtttgctGCTGGAGAGACTGGTACACTTCATAAAATaggtggcatcatgaggcaggaaaatttgTGGGaaaaactgaaaaagcgtgtgcgagcaaggaggtctacaaacctgactcagttacaccagctctgtcaggaggaatgggtcaaaattcacccgacttattgtgaagcttgtggaaggctatctgaaacgtttgacccaagttaacaatttaaaggcaatgctaccaaatactaattgagtgtatgtaaaattctgacccactgggaatgtgatgaaagaaataaaagctgaaataaatcatcctctctactattattctgacatttcacattcttaatataaagtggtgatcctaactgacctaagacagggaatttgtactatgattaaatgtcaggaattgtgaaaatctgagttcaaatgtatttggctaaggagtatgtaaacttccaacttcaactgtaggtagcaGAGAGACTGACTTGACAGAGACAGCGCTGGGCCAGCGGCCCCCCAGCTTGGCAAAGTGTTTCCTGGGAGAGTTGATCCACAGACCCACAGGGAAATGGAGCTTCCTGAAGCGAGGACTGTCAGTCCCCTCCATCTGATCCATCTGAGaaccaacgagagagagagataaaggtatTGTGTAATGTGAGAACTCAAAGAACACAGATCAAATGTTCATAATCTTTGAGTTAATTAATTTAGATGTGTGTGGACTATACTGCTTTACATTATATTCACGTGGGCCTGAAACAGGCCCTTGATATATTTGGACATAAATCAAAGGTTGAATTATCAGGGGGAAGAAGACATCTTCCTCCAAACAACCCAACTAGGGGTATGTAATCCTTAAATTGTCAAATAATGAATAGTTTAAGGTCATCATCATGAATAGTTTGAGATCCTCCGGATCCTTGTAGAATTGTTCATTGCTACACACCAAAGCAATTTGGCTGTGGAAGTGATTGTTGCCCCCCATTGTTACAAAACTTATTATAATAATTGAAATGGTAGATAGGTTACACCTGGCTCAAATCATCTCAAATTCTTACGTTACAGCACTGTAAATGACATCTTTGTCACAAAGGGACTCTAAATTGAATGTGTGTCATTCCTCCttatccaaacaggaagtgtattGTACAGGCCTCAGATCCAGTTGTCATGTTGAAAGGGAAATCCCCACTCTTTAGGTCAATACATGTCTGTCCCTCAGCCTACAACTAGGAGTAGAATGAAATCACCCTTAGACACTGACCTAAGGTCAGTCTGAAGTTTTCACTTGAATGTAGAGTTTGGGGAGGGAAAACTGATATTAAGATCTGTGCTTAGGGGCAGCTTCAATCCTTCTAAAATGATGTGTCAAACTGAACATATCAGCAATATTTTATGGTGGAAAATGATCAACATTGTGATCTCTAGCTTATCATGGATGACAGCTCAAATGTTAAAAAATGTCATGGAAAAGTAACGAACCAATGCAACACAATAGGCCCTCTACAATAAAAGCGTTTTGAAAGTACTTACCGAGAAAGACTGCAGTTCCCTCTTCGTATAAGTATTTTATTAGTCCTTCTCAACAGAAAAAAACAAAATGGTTAAAAACAACTTTGTATTTTCCTTTTTCCCCAAGACAAAAACTCCATTTTCAAAACGTCTATCTGTGCCACaggtatctctctttctctcgaacACGTTCTCTTCATCAATATAGTCTCTTTAAAATCAGAACATAtttttctccactctctctctttttctttgtgttttctgtctgtcttctAGGTAATGGTGGTAAgggctccttctctctctttctctgcctctgtaGGTCTATAGATAGAGAAACAGGCCCATTGTTCTAAGTGACAGAATTTCCTTCCTTCATGCTGGACAACACCtatatcctgagagagagagagagagagagagagagagagagagagagagagagagagagagagagagagagagagagagagagagagagcaaatgggGAGATTATTTTGTGATGCACACACTTGCTGGCCGCTTGTACCCTCCctggacatactgtatatactgtacatacacactataAAGAGATAAGACTAGGAATAGAGAATGGGGGAGGGGTTAATCCAGCATTCCCCTGTCTGCCCCAAGCACACATGCACACTGGTCGGATTCCGTTAGACCATTGTCTTTGTCATTAGAGTGCTTTGGAGTGCTGGGGTTGGGTACGGAGAagatggggtgggggtggaggatgGGGCGGGGACTGGGGGGGCAGTGAGAATCTGTGATTAATTTGGACAACTAATTACTTTAACACAGCCACTGAGTGAAAAGGGGTTTATGCTCCCAGCTTAAAAATGATAGCAGTCAGTCAGAACGTATACCCTTTGTCTAGTTGTCCACAGGAATGTTGCTTTTAAAGTGTAGTCCAGAGTTCAGATCTTTGATTGCCCAAGAAATTACATTGTAGTGCATCAAGAAACAGGCCTATAATGTTTTCTAGAAAAGGACATACTTTGAGCAGCAGGTTTTTGCTGAAAAGTGGAAGAAGGAAACAGTGAGACAGGAagtcagagaaagagggacaCCTGTGGCCTCTGACCTTGTCTACAACAGGAAGATGGTGATAGGAAAAGAGaggacaggcaggga is from Oncorhynchus gorbuscha isolate QuinsamMale2020 ecotype Even-year linkage group LG19, OgorEven_v1.0, whole genome shotgun sequence and encodes:
- the LOC124005256 gene encoding ras-interacting protein 1-like, yielding MDQMEGTDSPRFRKLHFPVGLWINSPRKHFAKLGGRWPSAVSVKSTTSSDAASLHEAPSSLSISTPSLAPPSPSPSPAFLRPRPAGPQSRTKRLSHLFLRGRSNSDRDKAIGEKEREVWAHSAAPSSHHYLPSASSTAPGLIKIYGDALSSGANYRSLLATAHSTAKQLIAQVITRYTEREREETDDAALQKHSPEDFLLCDVIGKPIQQPDGAFQWETECRRGVAEWECPLLLVDMWRPKEGFERRFEIQRRDDYEREEREKEKEREREGENHTGVRWRRSRIQSGGGAEEGERGHRGRNSELRRSISDMNLSLRRRQGNHIGNDPRRSGNHPNNSAVLQDRKNIVSMIAPLEHGEMMRSKVRDEVERRNKADKAVEEEKDYSACDLEVMSQSLILPPTDRPYFLLLQGYDQSKDFVLYIMAGHTHVFGRKPTMREREKDRERERKGKRPLKVETFLSAPDMLARHLLVRRDSAVPNAPPGQALMRPFRGGSVTHNGEALYREAGLKPGDVIGIGGHFLFLYRDPRVTPAPPLALALPWQADVPSTCCLSGLVDRQEALRQYLGSTEALLRFQPRHADALLQEIISKNSSPDSEGGPLAPAFLLSIMIDHASKHLDPALTPQLLLKAANQIKGIVWDNIKEFGDKHPTQNSTEQEVELSAPSAQKLSSDLRPLMFWMSNATELLNFFQVKAEAMERDWEFEAPGDPVLSADLDTCSEALAQLDDVIMHTFQQCVYHLTKTLYSLLPALLDNNPFSSPEKEKERDEGREMDGGEGGGGEGEGEDVSSLPPTVAGLVEVYRCSLMLSREACLSPPLTSQTFGYLFFFTNTSLLNTLLERDGLFSWSRAVQIRTNLDLVLDWLQGAGLGDIASEFLKKLSVTVNFLCVPKTRLIQSSWASLQEDHALLSPTQLHHLLTNYKLGPARAPPTSWAPPPGTELSGDIFESFLDHPPLILPNETPQLDLSQPIPSPELQKEVTRLRNFLWGLDQDELPANQRTRL